The DNA segment TGAGGTTGGCGCAGAGCGGGAACGGCCTGAACAAGGGCCAGGTGGAGAAAGAAGCCCTCCCATGGGTCTCCCTCTCTTCTGCCCCACAAAGGAACCAGGCTTCCAGGGAGAAGGGTCTCACCCCAAAAAGCGATTGCTGTGTAGCCATCAATCTCATGTGTCACGATGCAAGAAAAAAGATCAGAGGATGCGGGTGTGAAGTTTAAGTAGGAAAAGGCCTGGAAGGTGAGTCCTTCAACCGCCGAGACAAAAGTGGGCCCGACTCCTTCCACGGGCGCCGACTGATGCTGCCACTCCACGGTCAGTGTGGGTGGAAAGAGGTTACTGATGAAACAGACCAGCGTGTTGGGCTTGCCAAACTCCAGGGGCTTCAGTGTGAACACCTGAATGATGGGGAACCCTGTGAGGGGATTGAGGCGTGAGGGAAGGAAGCTCAGATGGGAACCCCGTTTATGGAGGGGCCGTGGCACGTGGAGGAGAAACGAGGAACTGGGGCTCTGGGGGAGGTCTTTGCCCAGGCAAGAACCAGATCTGGACCAGAGGCAGACCACGCCAGCCCCGCCCTCCTAACTGGACCACACGGGGGGCTCCTGACCATGAGCTGTCTTCTCATTAAAAATGCAAGCACATTTTaaccaggagtttgggattaacagacacactactatatataagatcaaTAATCAGTAAGGACCTACTTTACAGcactgggaactctactcaatattctgtgataacctatgtgggaaaagaaactgaaaaagaatgaatatatgtatgtgtgtgagggaaccactttactgtacacctaaaactaacacaacattgtacatcaactacactccaatataaaataaaaattaaaaaataaaggtaaccACCGGGAAAAAAAGAACCAATTGCtaaaaaaacattgaaaacacTGATTTGAAGGATAGTTTCAAGAACTATATGTTTGGACATATTTGAAAGACGTGCTGATCACATCCATATATGTTTTTTAAGTTACCTTGTCATCCAATTAATGTCAACTCAGTTTTGATGTGGTATTGTTTAAATCTtgaaaaatgtacattaaaacaCATTATGATTGCAAACTATTTCCTTTAGAACGGTTGGACAACAAGGTGCTGCTGTGTGGCATGGGGAAttatatccaatctcctgggataaacaaTGATggagaagaatattaaaaaagaatgtatgcgTGTCCATGACTGTGTCACTTGGCTGcgcagcagagattggcacagcACTGTggatcaactatattccaattaaaaaaacacattgtgATGTCCAAACAATTATggcagaataagaaaataaatattaacagagCTTACTTAATTCATGTAGTTAAGCCTAGTTTACCAAGGCAGTTAACTACCATTTCATTAACTCAGCTAGGGTTTTCATCTACTATGATCCGTCAGTATTTCCTAATAAactcaagttttaaaatatataaataaaatgaaattcagacACATTATCAGATACTTCCATTCTCCCCTTCCATCTTGCTGAGCATCAATCATAACCCAAGTGCTAACAGTCAGAAGGCATCAGTTGGTCCCTGCTAAATTTATCAAGTTCCATAGTTTTGCATCCTACTACACCCCAGGGACTTTTCTTCTGCCCACAACAAAAACAGAGTGCAGACCATGGGTGGTAAAAAAATCAAGGTTCAAGGGGAGAACCAGAAAGCATGAGAGATGGGGAATTGGTGTGAAAGGGAAAAATTCAGTGTATAATGAGGTTAAGAAGgcagctcccctccccacctctacAGAAAAATGCCCTGACCTCTAGACACAGGGATTTTCCCTTCAAGTTGTGGGCCAATTTCCTCGATCATGGCCCGGCAAAAACCTTTGTCAAACATAATGTTGGAAGTATCTCCATGCTGGTGAGCCCAGTCAGCAAATTCAGGCAAGCGAGGCACTCGGATGGTCTGGGAAAAGTCGAAGGAGAAAAGCTGGTCCCCGTCGTAGGCCTCAGAGAGCCCCACATTGGGGCTCCAGTCCTGGCAGTACATTGTGTGCAGGAACGTGTGGTTTTGTAGGTCATCCCTCCACCCTGGAGCAGGAGCTGCAAAAGAGACAGGCGGGGTTCAGGGAGGTGGGATCCCCTTCAGCTTAGAAAACagcaagggacttccttggtggcaatgcaggggacttgggttggatccctggtcgagAAACGAAGGTCCTGTAGctgagaagcaactaagcctgtgcactgcagctactgagcaaTAGTTCAGGGGCCtttgcgccacaactagagaatccacTTGCTGCAACGGAAGATCCTGCGTAACCTAATGAAGATTCTGCTTACCTCAACTAAAATCCAGTACagccaactaaataaatattttttaaaaaagaaaacagcaagccCTGCTCCAGGGAGGAGGGGGGCAGTAGTGGGTTTACAACCCCTCTTGTGTCTGTCTCTTAGACTCTGAAAAGGGCgaaaaagaaattacagaatTTCTCCAGACTTTCCCAgtccataaaaacatctaaagCTGTAACAAGTAAAAGGTTCTAGGATCTAAAGTGACAAATTCAGTTGACAGAGTCACAGCATTGTCTGTATTTTTGTGCCCCAAAGCACCCAGCCAAGGAGGTAAGTTATGGCTGAAATTCAGCTTGCATTTTGCTTACCAAGCCATGCATCTTGGCacagagttgtgtgtgtgtacgtgctaagtccattcagtcgtgtccaattatttgcgaccctatggactgtagccagcaggttcctctgttcatgggattctccaggcaggactcacctcctgcattggcaggcagattctttaccgctagccccacctgggaagtcctggcaCAGGGCTACTTTCTCCCACAGAAGAGACCTTTGTGTAATTCCCAGGAGGCCATCCTGTTGACTTGTGAAGGGCCTGTATGGGTTTCCCAGTCTTCATGTGGATGGAAGAATGGTGATCTAAGCCATAGACAACAGTGCCCTACCcaacactcagacacacacaagtgaagttgttcagtcgtgcccgactctttgcgaccccatgaactgtaacctaccaggctcttccgtccatgggattttccaggcaagaatagtagagtgggttgccatttccttctccaggagatcttcccgacccagggattgaacccgagtatcccgcactgtaggcagacactttaccatctgagccaccagggaagtccatggcaGACTATAAAACCACACTCCAGGCTTCTTTTCAGGCACTTCATTGGCACCAGGCCTCTCTGAATATGTCTTCCCTCCCTCAGCCCTGCAGATCTTGCAAAGACAGGATTGGGGGAATAGCACCATAGCTGCAGGAAATAATCCCTAATTCTTTGAAACTCCTGGCAGGAATCTCCCCAGCCAGAAAGATTCTACTCAAAACCCAATACCCATAATGATAGACAGAGTAAGAGAGATCTTCCAGGTTCTTCTTCCATTCCACTCCAtccttttcagagaaagaaactaaGGACCAATAAAGTTAAGAGGTTTTTCAAGAATTATAAGGTGAATTGATTTCAGAGTGCAGGGTTCCTAAGTAGGAACAGTGGAGATAACATCTGTtttgttcaaatcccagctctaccacttacCAAAGGGGTGAACTTGCccaagttacttaaactctgaatctcatttccttcatctggaaaatggataTAATAATCTCTGCTTCAAGAGACTGTCTTCAATGGAACCTACGAAGCACCTCTGGCATTGTTTACCATCCATCTATAGCATGGCTCTCTTTCCCAGTTCTGCTATCGTTTTGCTCTCTCGTCACACTTTCACCATTTACTAAGCACTCTTGTCACTTTCAAATACCCCGGTTCCCTAGGCTCTACCCCAGTCAGGATGGAAGTCAATGAGAGGTACTGTCATACCTTCAGGGGCGGTCCAGGACAGGGGCAGCAGCCACAGAAAGGAGAGCAGCTGTAGCAGCGCAGTTTCCTGGCTCGGCTCATGATCCATATCTTCACACTTCCCCGGGGGGCTAGGAACTACCAGCCAGCTGACCCAGGTCCCCAAATTCCTTCCCAGATCATGTTTCTCCAGCTCACTTCCCACCACTGCCCTTGTCATTTTGGATAAGCCAATCACAAAGAGTGTAGGGTTTGACGTTATTAGTCGCTGGGGAGAGACCTGGAGCGAGCCACCTTCTTAGGACCTGGCTCTTTCACCCGGGCAGGCGTGGGGTGTAGCTGGCGGAGGAATGTCTGCCTCCTGGTGGGGGTCCCTCTTTAGCATCTGGCTGTCAGCCTCAGCTTGTAACCAGACCGAGGGACTCTTCTGAGCAGCACCACCCCGTGGCCAAATAATAAACTGAGGAAGCTCATTTTTCCATAGCaaaccccaccccctcacccagaCACAGGGCTCTTCAGACTGTTTGAGGATGGAGGAATAGGTGGGATGTAATTAGGAAGGCTGATAAGAGTCTTGAAGGAAAAACAGGCCAGCAGAAtgtgaggagagaaaaaaaacaaccaggGTAAGGAGCAGGCAAAGGGGTGAAGGTCAAAGGCATTCAGAGCTCCTTTCTTTGGAGACCTCTGTATAGTTGGACAGTAATAGTTGGAGGTTGTTCACGTGTTCCTGTTTGGTAACAGGCAGGGGATGAAGGTGGAATGTCAAGAGgagctagaattttttttttaggagttacttttttatcttttttttttttttaagtttattggggtatagttgatttaaattgAGCTAAAAACTTAGGCAAGAGCTAGATCATATAGGCTCTGTTACACCAGAAGGCAggtggggtttttgtttctttgcttcctGCTGCACCAcacggcatgcaggatcctagttttAAGGCAGATGCCCAACGCAAAGAAGGACGCACCGTCGGCTACTCCCATCCCTTCCACCTCTTGATGACTAAGTGTCCAAGACAATCCATATATCCAGCACCAGAGGAAAACCTGAGCCTAGTCCAAGTCCTGAGTTTGAAACTCCTGCCTAAGGCATAAATATGAGCCCATGCCCGCTACTGAATCTAACAGGAAGCCCACCTCCCAGGAAGGCTGGGAAACGCACACCTGGCAGACCCCTAGACAGAACAGTCTAGGAcacaatacaggagacaaggcGTGGCGCCGACACCGCGCGTTAGCCAGGCCACCGAAACACACTGACTTGTATGAAGCCCATGGCAGGAGGAGCACCCCGGGAGCGAAGGGAATAAAGGACGACGAGCACTCAGAGAAACAGAGGCGCTCCACGACGAGGGGCGAGGTCAGCACTGTCGGATGCTGCTCGGAAGTCGAGGGAGCACTGGAAAGCGTCCTTAGGTTTGGCAGTTATGAGATGGGTGAGAAACGTGCTGGGAGCAGTTTCAGCACTGTAGTGGGAGTGGACTCCAGATTGTGGTGGGCTGAGAAGTGGGAGACGAGGAAGAAACTGTCAGTGTATATGCTGCAAGTatgatagagaagaaaaagaaagacagaagggGTTTGAGGGGGAGGCAGGAGAAAAATCTAATGTGGCAATTAAGTAGTAATCTTAAAAATCAATCTATGTGAACACAGTCCTTTCAAAATCCATACTCCCTTCTGAGAAACAAACAATAGCAGTCGTTAACAGTCCCAAACACTCCCCCATGACTTTCTGCATATTCCCAAACACTAAAgggtacatacatgtgtgtgagtgtgtgtgtggtggtgggtaGAATGCCAGGGTTGGGGTAGGCTTCCTTTGTGGATTAATCCATCAGTAATTCCTGTGGTGGGGAAGATTCACCCCTTAGGAAAGTAGTGTtagtcttcagtcgtgtccgactctgcaactggACTCTGCAACATGGACtaagcctgtcaggctcctctgtgcatgggattttccaggcaaaaatattgaagtgggtaaccactcttttctccaggggatctccccaacccagggatagaacccacgtctcctgcattgcaggcagattctttaccatctgagccactaggaaagccctagGAAATTAGAGAGgaggtgactcagacagtaaagaatccatctgcaatgagggagacctgggtttgatccctgggtttggaagattcctggagaagggaacagctacccactccagtattctggcctggagaattccacggacagaggagcctggcaggctaccgtccatggggttgcaaagagttggatatgacagcAGCTTTCACTGTCTCTGTCATATTAACATCACCAAAACTATCGGTGGAGACAGATGGCACATGGCCACCTACAGCTCTACACCAGGAGTGAGCAACCTTTTTCTAtaaaggaccagatagtaaatcactgaaaattaaatttcatataattttgatGAGTCACAAAATATAATCCTTTTTTTATGGGGGGGCGGGAGAGAGCAAGGGTAGTCAGGCAGAGTCttcaaatcatttatttattggtcgtaccacaaggcatgtgggatcttagtcccctgaccagggatcaaacttgagtcccctgcattggaagtgcagagtcttaaccactggtcagCCAGGGATGTCCccaattctttcacttttttttccaatCATTGATAAACAAAAAACCATTCTGAGTTCCCGGGCCATATAAAAGCAGATGGGCTGAATATTACTCAGACCATAGTTTGCTGCACACGGTTCTGTGTGGTCAGAAATGGGGTAGGGGAACCAAAAGAAACCCACCCTCCAAAGAGCCCCAGTCCTCCTTGGGAATGGCAATTCATTAATGTGTCCCAGATTAACACTGTTCAGGGGGAAGTCTCGGGGAGGAGCACAAGGATTAGTGGGAGGTCTAGGAACACGTGGGGGCAGACACTGCAATACACTGGGTGGAGGGACAAGGCAAAGATCCAAGCTCCCCACCAAGAGTACAGTGTAGACAAGTCCAGCATGCAGAGAAAGTCAACCGTCCATCATTAAGATGGAGGCAAGGCTGTGGTTAACTATTCTTTCCCTGTACAAATGGGAACAAGTTAAAACATCTCTAACTACCCTTCCCTCTATGTAATTCTTCTTCCTCCCAGGACCGTGCAACAACCTCCATTAACAGATATCTCAAAAATAGTATGTCATCAGTTCAGGGAAGTGGGAATTGCAGGCAAGAGGAGGTGGCCAGTTCTGTGTCCCAGTAACTCACTGTCTTTGATGATAAGAACGCCTCTGAAAATAGAGCCCTCATACCTCTGAACCCAACAGGTCCCGGCTTTCTAACACCCAGCCCTTCATGTGTCTGTACTCCTGccccattttctatttcttgacaGAGCCAAGTTTCCTGAAAAAGTTGTGGCCAACCATCTCTCTTTCATATTTGCCATTTAATCCTTAACTCTAAACAATGAAACAGTTCAACATCTTTGTGTTGCTAAATCAAATGGACTCTTTGCAGTCTCAGCAACATTTGACATGCCCTGCTTCCTGAAACGGTTTATTTTTCGGCATCCCTGACAGCACTCTCTCCTAGTTTTTCCTCCAACTTCTCTGGCATCCTGTCACCTTTATGGACTCCTTTCGGCTAACCCTTAAGTCCCTGGAGTTCTGTCCTCACCCTCTTCTCTTATACTCTACACCTGCTCTCGATGGCATTTACCCTCACTTATCTTCCATTAGCACCTATTTGCTGACATTTTCCAAATTCCCTTCTTTGGCTGAGACCTTGCTGATTCTACCATCCTTACACCAAACCTAAAGGAGACGATGCCTTTACGCATCTCCACTTGGATGTTGtacacagtggttctcaaattgtACCCACCACAAAATAGGGTCCCACAA comes from the Capricornis sumatraensis isolate serow.1 chromosome 22, serow.2, whole genome shotgun sequence genome and includes:
- the LOC138069576 gene encoding HLA class II histocompatibility antigen, DM alpha chain, translating into MDHEPSQETALLQLLSFLWLLPLSWTAPEAPAPGWRDDLQNHTFLHTMYCQDWSPNVGLSEAYDGDQLFSFDFSQTIRVPRLPEFADWAHQHGDTSNIMFDKGFCRAMIEEIGPQLEGKIPVSRGFPIIQVFTLKPLEFGKPNTLVCFISNLFPPTLTVEWQHQSAPVEGVGPTFVSAVEGLTFQAFSYLNFTPASSDLFSCIVTHEIDGYTAIAFWVPQNALPSDLLENVLCGVALGLGVLGITVGVVLIIYSRKPCSGG